One region of Sulfuriroseicoccus oceanibius genomic DNA includes:
- a CDS encoding cryptochrome/photolyase family protein, translating to MRVGLVFPHQLFDDHPALEGVDRCVLVDEPLLYWGEGEWRMTPHAKRVLLLKAAGLAYAQRVEKRGMEVECVAGLDEVDQKVNRVRLCRVVDDELERKLTSWADERGVDLEWLDTPGFVTPREWSDAFFGDGKKPFMKTFYEAQRKRMKVLVDGDGQPAGGQWSFDADNRKKLPKKVAVPDAPRAKYGRSEQSFLDEALAWVEEQGDVVGGADGFRYPITHDAAAEWLERFLDQRFAGFGTYEDALSTRGDFLFHSVLTPMLNIGLLTPGLVVERTLEFAEKKEVPINDLEGFVRQIIGWREFVAIVYLRHGRGMRSANFWQFEEPMPQSILNWKTGIDPVDYVLEKVEREGYAHHIERLMILGNFMLLLRIHPHEVYRWFMDMFVDAYDWVMVPNVYGMSQFSDGGSMVTKPYISGSNYVLKMSDFKKGEWCAVWDALYWSFVADHRVFFESQYRMRMMVSHLDRMGAEKVEQHRKLAAEFRQAMRDGKVWGALL from the coding sequence ATGCGTGTTGGCCTGGTATTTCCGCATCAATTGTTCGACGACCATCCGGCGCTCGAGGGCGTGGATCGGTGCGTGTTGGTGGATGAGCCGCTGCTGTATTGGGGGGAGGGCGAGTGGCGGATGACGCCGCATGCCAAGCGGGTGTTGTTGTTAAAGGCGGCGGGTTTGGCGTACGCACAACGGGTTGAGAAGCGCGGGATGGAGGTGGAATGCGTGGCGGGCTTGGATGAGGTGGATCAGAAGGTCAACCGCGTACGGCTGTGCCGCGTGGTGGATGATGAGTTGGAACGCAAGCTCACGAGTTGGGCGGATGAGCGTGGGGTGGATCTCGAGTGGCTGGATACGCCGGGCTTCGTGACACCTCGTGAGTGGAGTGATGCGTTCTTCGGCGATGGCAAGAAGCCGTTCATGAAGACGTTCTACGAGGCACAGCGCAAGCGGATGAAGGTGCTGGTGGATGGGGACGGTCAGCCAGCAGGTGGGCAGTGGAGCTTTGACGCTGATAATCGGAAAAAGCTTCCGAAGAAGGTGGCTGTGCCGGATGCTCCCCGGGCGAAGTATGGCAGATCCGAGCAGTCATTCCTCGACGAGGCGCTGGCGTGGGTGGAGGAACAAGGGGACGTGGTGGGAGGTGCTGATGGGTTCAGGTATCCCATCACGCATGATGCGGCGGCGGAGTGGCTCGAGCGGTTTCTCGACCAACGCTTTGCCGGGTTTGGGACGTACGAGGACGCGCTGAGCACACGCGGGGATTTTCTCTTTCACAGCGTGCTCACTCCGATGCTCAACATAGGACTGCTCACGCCGGGGCTGGTGGTTGAGCGGACGTTGGAGTTTGCGGAGAAGAAGGAGGTGCCGATCAACGATCTGGAAGGGTTTGTGCGCCAGATCATCGGGTGGCGTGAGTTTGTGGCGATTGTGTATCTGCGACATGGGCGCGGGATGCGCAGTGCGAACTTTTGGCAGTTCGAGGAGCCGATGCCACAGTCGATTCTGAATTGGAAGACGGGGATCGATCCGGTGGATTATGTGTTGGAGAAGGTCGAGCGCGAAGGTTACGCCCACCACATCGAGCGGTTGATGATTTTGGGGAACTTCATGTTGTTGCTGCGGATCCATCCGCACGAGGTCTACCGCTGGTTTATGGACATGTTCGTGGATGCCTATGACTGGGTGATGGTGCCGAATGTGTACGGGATGAGTCAGTTCAGTGATGGCGGGTCGATGGTGACCAAGCCGTATATCTCGGGCTCGAACTACGTGCTCAAGATGTCGGACTTCAAAAAGGGCGAATGGTGCGCGGTGTGGGATGCTCTGTACTGGAGCTTTGTGGCGGATCATCGTGTGTTCTTCGAGAGCCAGTACCGGATGCGGATGATGGTGAGCCATCTCGACCGGATGGGCGCGGAGAAGGTGGAGCAGCACCGGAAGTTGGCCGCGGAGTTCCGGCAGGCGATGCGCGATGGCAAGGTGTGGGGCGCGTTGTTGTGA
- a CDS encoding YdjY domain-containing protein: MKRFLSPVVATVVGVCAVVGTFSIHAQSQAQPSSDKGRVDSSGKFTPRGGHEGPGGGPTITREQMAEEIKSGLEIKKVSKHVYRLGKVTFDKKARTVTVPMTVNMDRGIVEYLLVAESGKVHESVFTTKARPRDVHLACILLGMKGFEGTKWPVDETAIPSEFGVRAKVTWATNGPDREMPLSDCVVKADTSLGPQSAGKPLADGAWFYTGSNFYGGGFAAEKEGSIVAVIGDSAALINGIRRGRDQDEMHAANQEALPKKGRNVQLVLELPKK, from the coding sequence ATGAAACGATTCCTTTCCCCCGTCGTAGCAACGGTTGTTGGTGTGTGTGCCGTAGTGGGTACCTTCTCTATTCACGCCCAATCGCAAGCCCAGCCTTCCTCCGACAAGGGCAGGGTGGATTCTTCAGGGAAGTTCACTCCCCGCGGTGGTCACGAGGGCCCGGGTGGCGGACCGACGATCACCCGCGAGCAGATGGCCGAGGAGATCAAGAGTGGGCTGGAAATCAAAAAGGTGAGCAAGCATGTGTATCGTCTTGGCAAGGTGACCTTCGACAAGAAGGCGCGCACAGTGACGGTGCCGATGACGGTGAACATGGACCGGGGGATTGTGGAGTACCTGCTGGTTGCTGAGAGCGGCAAGGTGCACGAATCGGTCTTTACGACGAAGGCACGTCCGCGCGATGTGCATTTGGCGTGCATTTTGCTCGGGATGAAGGGATTTGAAGGCACCAAGTGGCCGGTGGACGAGACTGCGATCCCGAGTGAGTTCGGAGTTCGCGCCAAAGTTACCTGGGCCACCAACGGGCCCGACAGGGAAATGCCGCTGTCGGATTGCGTGGTGAAAGCGGACACCTCGCTTGGGCCGCAGTCGGCGGGTAAACCGCTGGCGGATGGTGCCTGGTTTTACACCGGATCGAACTTCTACGGCGGTGGGTTTGCCGCAGAGAAAGAAGGGTCGATCGTTGCGGTGATCGGTGACAGCGCTGCGTTGATCAACGGTATCCGCCGCGGCCGCGATCAGGACGAAATGCACGCGGCAAACCAGGAGGCGCTGCCGAAAAAAGGCCGCAACGTCCAGCTCGTGCTGGAGCTGCCGAAGAAGTAG
- a CDS encoding assimilatory sulfite reductase (NADPH) flavoprotein subunit, whose protein sequence is MQLPDFSPFSPEQRQALNLALASADAGQIQWLSGFLAGASAGAVPAAGAVAAPAAAPAAALPVTIFFGTESGNSEALAEDDAALLKKKGFKVKVKSLGDTTLDELKEAQNALLVVSTWGDGEPPDAVVPFHEKLMGADAPKLDGLNFSVCALGDTSYEQFCECGKQFDKRLEELGAKRIADRVDCDVDFDETHEEWIGAVLGALEAIAPAAAPAVAAVPAAGAVAPAAAYGKKNPFPAPVLNRVLLNGEGSSKETWHLELGLEGSGMSYDAGDALALIPQNAPDVVESVLEAGGFDPSAKVSVKGAGERPLIDAMTENLDITGISPTILKKYNELAQSDKLSALLDPSNKAELKDYLWGRQIVDVLTDFPVKDLSAADFTGILRKMPPRLYSISSSIHAHPNEVHLTIASVRYNAHGRDRKGVASTYIADGLTPGDSTVGVYTHANKNFKLPKRGDTPIIMVGPGTGVAPFRSFIEERAALGEKGKNWLFFGDQHYTYDFLYQLEWQQHLKDGTLDKLDVAFSRDQKEKIYVQHRLLENSKEIFKWLEEGAHFYVCGDASRMANDVNEALIAIAMKEARLKRDAAEYYVEDLKKSKRYQRDVY, encoded by the coding sequence ATGCAGCTTCCTGATTTTTCTCCATTCTCTCCTGAGCAACGGCAGGCGCTGAACCTGGCATTGGCATCGGCCGATGCAGGTCAGATCCAGTGGTTGAGCGGGTTCCTGGCAGGCGCTTCGGCTGGCGCGGTGCCAGCTGCCGGTGCGGTGGCCGCGCCCGCAGCAGCTCCTGCAGCCGCGCTTCCTGTGACCATTTTCTTCGGTACTGAGTCGGGTAACTCCGAGGCGTTGGCCGAGGACGATGCGGCATTGCTCAAGAAGAAGGGCTTCAAGGTCAAGGTGAAGAGCCTTGGCGACACGACCCTCGACGAACTCAAAGAGGCGCAGAACGCGCTGTTGGTGGTTTCGACCTGGGGCGACGGTGAACCACCAGACGCCGTGGTGCCATTCCACGAGAAGCTGATGGGTGCGGACGCACCGAAGCTTGATGGCTTGAACTTCTCGGTGTGCGCATTGGGCGACACCAGCTACGAGCAGTTCTGTGAGTGCGGTAAGCAGTTCGACAAGCGATTGGAAGAACTTGGCGCGAAGCGCATTGCCGACCGTGTGGACTGCGATGTGGATTTTGACGAGACGCACGAAGAGTGGATCGGCGCGGTGCTTGGAGCACTTGAAGCGATTGCTCCTGCAGCAGCTCCAGCTGTGGCGGCGGTTCCAGCTGCAGGCGCAGTGGCTCCTGCAGCAGCCTACGGCAAGAAGAACCCATTCCCGGCGCCGGTGCTCAACCGCGTGTTGTTGAACGGCGAAGGCTCGTCCAAAGAGACGTGGCACCTTGAGCTTGGTCTTGAAGGATCGGGCATGTCTTACGACGCGGGTGACGCACTTGCACTGATCCCACAGAACGCACCAGACGTGGTGGAGTCCGTGCTTGAGGCGGGTGGGTTTGATCCATCGGCGAAGGTTTCCGTCAAGGGGGCAGGCGAGCGTCCGTTGATCGACGCAATGACCGAGAACCTCGACATCACCGGGATTTCTCCAACGATTCTGAAGAAGTACAACGAGCTGGCGCAGTCGGACAAACTGAGCGCGCTGCTTGATCCTTCGAACAAAGCAGAGCTCAAGGATTACCTTTGGGGCCGTCAGATTGTCGACGTGCTGACCGACTTCCCTGTGAAGGACCTCTCGGCCGCTGACTTCACCGGCATTCTGCGCAAGATGCCACCGCGTTTGTACTCGATCTCGTCGAGCATTCACGCTCACCCGAACGAGGTGCACCTGACGATTGCCTCGGTGCGTTACAACGCCCACGGTCGCGACCGCAAAGGGGTGGCATCCACCTACATCGCGGACGGCCTCACCCCAGGCGACAGCACCGTCGGCGTCTACACCCACGCCAACAAGAACTTCAAACTGCCTAAGCGCGGTGACACGCCGATCATCATGGTCGGACCTGGTACCGGTGTGGCTCCATTCCGCTCGTTCATCGAAGAGCGTGCGGCTCTCGGCGAGAAGGGTAAGAACTGGCTCTTCTTCGGCGACCAGCACTACACCTACGACTTCCTCTACCAGCTTGAGTGGCAGCAGCACCTCAAGGACGGCACGCTCGACAAGCTCGATGTGGCATTCTCGCGTGACCAGAAGGAGAAGATCTACGTCCAGCACCGCTTGCTTGAGAACTCGAAGGAGATCTTCAAGTGGCTCGAAGAGGGCGCCCACTTCTACGTCTGTGGTGATGCATCGCGCATGGCCAACGATGTGAACGAGGCACTGATCGCGATTGCGATGAAGGAAGCCCGACTCAAGCGCGACGCGGCTGAGTACTACGTGGAGGACTTGAAGAAGTCGAAGCGTTACCAGCGCGACGTGTACTAA
- a CDS encoding rhomboid family intramembrane serine protease, whose product MGLYDRDYTRIGRRPGIGQRSMVKTLILINVVVFLIDSVLFGSARAAALAPTSWGAFSVEQGVYGLQVWRVVTYQFLHGGFFHLLFNMIGIYFLGRVLEAHFGERKFLAFYLLSGIGGALLLTLLVLLVPDLLKVSPMTPVVGASGALYGLVAGLMTVMPNVRVRPLFLPFEFSIKQLGGFFLVLSVLALLAGGRNPGGEAAHLGGALIGWLLARNPRSLDWANRGVSMIKPKRGGRRRSKFKVMSGGKATAAKPSTSGPPTRDEVDAVLDKIAKSGIGSLSTKERDVLERARKDL is encoded by the coding sequence ATGGGACTTTACGACAGGGATTACACACGCATTGGGCGTCGGCCGGGTATCGGGCAGCGCAGTATGGTGAAGACGTTGATCTTGATCAACGTGGTCGTGTTTTTGATCGACTCCGTGTTGTTTGGTTCAGCGCGTGCGGCGGCGCTGGCACCGACTTCCTGGGGTGCGTTTTCAGTGGAGCAGGGAGTGTACGGCTTGCAGGTCTGGCGTGTGGTTACCTATCAATTTTTGCACGGAGGTTTCTTCCATCTGTTGTTCAACATGATCGGGATCTACTTCCTGGGGCGCGTGCTGGAGGCGCATTTTGGGGAGCGTAAGTTTCTCGCGTTCTATCTGCTGAGTGGAATCGGCGGAGCGTTGTTGCTGACTTTGCTGGTGTTGTTGGTTCCCGATTTGTTGAAGGTGTCGCCGATGACGCCGGTGGTTGGGGCATCGGGTGCGTTGTATGGGCTGGTGGCCGGGCTGATGACGGTGATGCCGAATGTTCGGGTGCGGCCGCTTTTTCTGCCCTTTGAGTTTTCGATCAAACAACTGGGAGGCTTTTTCCTGGTGCTGTCCGTGTTGGCCTTGCTTGCGGGCGGTCGAAACCCAGGAGGTGAGGCTGCGCATTTGGGCGGCGCGCTGATCGGATGGCTGCTGGCGCGCAACCCGCGGTCCCTCGACTGGGCGAACCGTGGGGTGAGCATGATCAAACCCAAGCGTGGTGGGCGCCGACGCAGCAAGTTCAAAGTGATGAGCGGAGGCAAGGCGACTGCGGCCAAGCCGTCGACAAGCGGCCCGCCGACCCGCGACGAAGTGGATGCGGTGCTGGACAAAATCGCGAAGTCGGGCATTGGTTCGCTCAGCACCAAAGAACGCGACGTGCTCGAGCGCGCGCGCAAAGATCTCTAG
- a CDS encoding peptidoglycan recognition protein family protein: protein MPPAIRLLLTATLGALVVLASTSCQSSKLTYLEPPTQFESPEELFYSLNLEQDFIRRGTAGRWKFRPMQPRYITLHSTQNYAHGADAHRHALALKRGALKGHNSLGYMTWHFTVDDYHTVQHLPTSERGEHADFEGPGNRYSIGIEMCEHAGHDRAKTVDRSARLAAALMHAYDIPLRNVVPHHHWPRAYYKQPHKNCPHFLLDNGKPGATWRDYRKRVKAYYTQIKDKKLAAPVFPLSPGRVTRIDRDNHGPRG from the coding sequence ATGCCCCCCGCGATCCGCCTCCTTCTCACCGCCACACTCGGAGCGCTAGTCGTCCTAGCATCGACCAGCTGCCAATCGAGCAAGCTCACCTATCTCGAGCCCCCCACCCAATTCGAATCTCCCGAGGAACTTTTCTACAGCCTCAACCTGGAGCAGGACTTCATCCGCCGCGGCACCGCCGGACGCTGGAAATTCCGCCCGATGCAGCCGCGCTATATCACGCTGCACTCCACCCAGAACTACGCCCACGGAGCCGACGCCCATCGCCACGCCCTCGCTCTCAAACGAGGTGCCCTCAAAGGACACAACAGCCTCGGTTACATGACCTGGCACTTCACCGTCGACGACTACCACACCGTCCAACACCTTCCAACCAGCGAGCGCGGCGAGCACGCCGACTTCGAAGGCCCGGGCAACCGCTACTCCATCGGCATCGAGATGTGCGAACACGCCGGCCATGATCGCGCCAAAACCGTCGACCGCTCAGCCCGCCTTGCTGCTGCGCTGATGCACGCCTACGACATCCCATTGCGCAACGTCGTGCCGCACCACCACTGGCCGCGGGCATACTACAAGCAGCCCCACAAGAACTGCCCACATTTCTTGTTAGACAACGGCAAACCCGGTGCCACCTGGCGCGACTACCGCAAACGCGTCAAAGCCTACTACACGCAGATCAAAGACAAGAAGCTCGCCGCTCCCGTCTTTCCACTCAGCCCCGGCCGCGTCACCCGCATCGACCGCGACAACCACGGGCCAAGGGGGTAA
- a CDS encoding beta-N-acetylhexosaminidase — MLRSLLRPILLFSLIANLCFGAGWEPEVVPLPAYAQREDGQFLVSAKTVIVAPGELGGEARYLQRKLQPATGLRVPVVISSEAGGSVPAIRLVEDRRVVANHPEGYVLEIESEGVVIRGGTAAGVFYGIQTMLQLLPAAIVDEAPAADVDEWVLPCGVIKDMPRFGWRAFMLDEARHFKGEAEVKKLLDQMAALKLNVFHWHLTDDQGWRIEIKKYPRLAEVGGRRADTQVGGWGSERRAGEPHAGYYTQEQIKRIVAYAAERHIKVVPEIGMPGHAAAAIAAYPELGTLKNEVPVMDNFDEAVDIYDPSSARVYEMLGDILDEVAALFPGVIIHIGGDEVHFTHWKKSDSIRDLMQREKLKSMADVQLYFTKRVAKMVEARGKVAMGWNEIYGKNLHGGARGGDDATAGKVDLKTIIHFWAGNPGLAKAVLADGYRIVNSWSQFTYLNQAYARTPLKKMYGFEPVPSGLSKDEEKRVLGMGCQMWGEWVPSVRELEYYIFPRIAAHAEVAWSAKERRDYAGFVKRLKPLVAKWQRQGIRVGADQIDPPEVGDFADAPVIGAWSTDNVRSDWGEIEWNVEYAGDTEEELHFALVYMDGKHALEIERADLLVDGKIVASDLHRGSAGGNPQQVVYSFMAPAIEGGQCALRVKVRGMGGTDSRGQVKMLVRAE; from the coding sequence ATGCTTCGATCCCTGCTGCGCCCCATCTTGTTGTTTTCGCTGATTGCCAACCTTTGCTTTGGAGCGGGGTGGGAGCCTGAAGTGGTGCCGTTGCCCGCCTATGCGCAGCGGGAGGACGGGCAGTTCTTGGTGTCGGCGAAGACGGTGATTGTGGCGCCCGGGGAGTTAGGCGGCGAGGCGCGTTATCTGCAGCGGAAGTTGCAGCCTGCCACGGGGCTGCGGGTTCCGGTGGTGATTTCGAGTGAGGCTGGGGGCTCTGTACCGGCCATCCGGTTAGTTGAGGACCGGCGGGTGGTTGCGAATCACCCTGAGGGGTATGTTCTGGAGATTGAGTCTGAGGGAGTGGTCATTCGGGGAGGAACGGCGGCTGGTGTGTTTTATGGAATTCAGACGATGCTGCAGTTGTTGCCAGCTGCAATTGTGGACGAGGCACCAGCGGCTGATGTGGATGAGTGGGTGCTGCCTTGTGGCGTGATCAAGGATATGCCTCGGTTTGGCTGGCGGGCGTTTATGTTGGATGAGGCTCGCCATTTCAAAGGGGAAGCCGAGGTGAAAAAGCTGCTCGATCAGATGGCGGCGCTGAAGCTCAATGTGTTTCATTGGCACCTGACCGACGACCAGGGGTGGAGGATTGAGATCAAGAAGTACCCGCGCCTCGCCGAGGTCGGTGGGCGCCGGGCGGACACACAAGTGGGTGGTTGGGGAAGCGAGCGCCGGGCGGGTGAACCGCATGCGGGCTATTACACGCAGGAGCAGATCAAGCGCATCGTGGCGTATGCCGCTGAACGTCACATCAAGGTCGTGCCGGAGATCGGAATGCCGGGTCACGCTGCGGCGGCGATTGCCGCGTATCCGGAGTTGGGGACACTAAAGAACGAGGTCCCCGTGATGGATAACTTTGACGAGGCCGTGGATATTTACGATCCGTCCTCGGCGCGGGTGTATGAAATGTTAGGCGATATCCTCGACGAGGTGGCGGCGCTCTTTCCCGGGGTGATCATTCACATCGGCGGCGATGAAGTGCACTTCACGCATTGGAAGAAGAGCGACTCGATCCGCGATCTGATGCAGAGGGAAAAGTTGAAGTCGATGGCAGACGTGCAGCTCTACTTTACCAAGCGCGTGGCGAAGATGGTCGAGGCGCGGGGCAAGGTTGCGATGGGATGGAATGAGATTTACGGCAAGAACCTGCACGGAGGCGCGCGCGGCGGAGATGACGCTACTGCAGGCAAGGTGGACTTGAAGACGATCATCCACTTTTGGGCGGGCAACCCAGGCTTGGCCAAGGCGGTGCTAGCTGATGGTTACCGGATCGTGAACTCGTGGAGTCAATTCACGTATCTCAACCAGGCGTATGCTCGGACGCCGCTGAAGAAAATGTATGGTTTTGAGCCTGTGCCTTCCGGGCTTTCCAAAGACGAGGAAAAGCGGGTGCTCGGGATGGGGTGCCAGATGTGGGGAGAGTGGGTGCCCTCGGTGAGGGAGCTGGAATACTATATTTTCCCGCGGATCGCGGCGCATGCCGAGGTTGCGTGGTCGGCCAAGGAGCGGAGAGATTATGCTGGGTTTGTGAAGCGGCTGAAGCCGTTGGTTGCGAAGTGGCAGCGCCAGGGGATCCGGGTGGGGGCGGATCAAATCGATCCTCCGGAGGTAGGCGATTTTGCGGATGCTCCGGTGATTGGGGCGTGGTCCACTGACAACGTGCGCAGCGACTGGGGGGAGATCGAGTGGAACGTGGAGTATGCCGGCGACACTGAAGAGGAGCTGCATTTCGCATTGGTGTACATGGACGGAAAACACGCGCTCGAAATCGAACGCGCCGACCTGCTGGTGGACGGAAAAATTGTCGCATCAGATCTGCACCGGGGATCGGCAGGGGGGAACCCTCAGCAAGTGGTGTACTCGTTCATGGCTCCGGCGATCGAAGGTGGGCAGTGTGCGCTGCGGGTGAAGGTTCGCGGCATGGGTGGGACGGATTCGCGGGGTCAGGTGAAGATGCTGGTGCGCGCGGAATGA
- a CDS encoding phosphoenolpyruvate carboxykinase (GTP): protein MSNPPVTGTPTAEPKLLQWVEEMVALCKPSAVHWVDGSEDENQQLCDLLVEKGTFTRLNPEIRPNSYLARSKPSDVARVEDRTFICSRRKGNAGPTNNWMHPREMKVIMNEKFDGSMAGRTMYVIPFCMGPPDSPLAKIGIELTDSAYVVVNMRIMCHTGRHVLERYESEMRGDAPKGRQGYGYFVPCVHSVGVPLAAGVEDNDPWPCNDEKYIVHFPETREIWSYGSGYGGNALLGKKCLALRIASCIGRDNNWMAEHMLVLGLESPDGEKTYIAGAFPSACGKTNLAMIVPPKEYEGWKTSIIGDDIAWLWPHKDGRLHAINPETGYFGVAPGTSYETNPIAMESMKENSIFTNVGLTDDGDVWWEGLTKEPPAHLIDWKGEDWEPGCGRLAAHPNARFTAPAKQCPTIDPEWQNPEGVPVSAFIFGGRRPSTMPLVYQAFNWSHGVYVGATMGSEVTAAAAGLKAGVRRDPMAMLPFCGYNMGDYLHHWYDMRRHLTEFPRFFHVNWFRRDDEGNYLWPGFGQNMRVLEWIVNRCRGKVAGHETPIGWRPKYSDFNFDGLENFSHYDFEKAMNFSYDEWKEEIISQGELYMKLYDPMPKEMIYQKELLTGRLS, encoded by the coding sequence ATGAGTAATCCTCCTGTTACTGGAACGCCAACCGCAGAACCAAAGCTCCTGCAGTGGGTCGAAGAAATGGTCGCCTTGTGCAAGCCGTCGGCCGTGCACTGGGTGGATGGATCTGAAGATGAGAACCAGCAGTTGTGCGATCTGTTAGTGGAGAAAGGGACGTTCACACGCCTCAACCCTGAGATAAGGCCGAATAGTTATCTGGCTCGATCAAAGCCGTCGGATGTGGCGCGTGTGGAGGACCGGACGTTTATCTGCTCGCGCCGCAAAGGGAATGCGGGGCCGACGAACAACTGGATGCACCCGCGGGAGATGAAGGTGATCATGAACGAGAAGTTCGATGGATCGATGGCGGGGCGCACCATGTATGTGATCCCATTCTGTATGGGTCCTCCGGACTCGCCATTGGCCAAGATTGGCATCGAGTTGACGGACTCTGCCTATGTGGTGGTGAACATGCGCATCATGTGCCACACCGGGAGGCATGTGCTCGAGCGTTATGAGAGCGAGATGCGAGGCGATGCACCGAAAGGGCGGCAGGGCTATGGCTACTTTGTGCCGTGTGTTCACTCGGTGGGTGTACCTCTTGCCGCGGGTGTGGAGGACAACGATCCGTGGCCATGCAACGACGAGAAGTACATCGTGCACTTTCCCGAGACGCGCGAAATTTGGTCGTACGGGTCTGGTTATGGAGGGAATGCGTTGTTGGGCAAGAAGTGCCTGGCGCTGCGTATCGCGTCGTGCATTGGGCGTGATAACAACTGGATGGCCGAGCACATGTTGGTGTTGGGATTGGAGTCTCCGGATGGTGAGAAGACGTACATTGCCGGTGCGTTTCCGAGTGCCTGCGGCAAGACGAATCTGGCGATGATCGTGCCGCCGAAGGAATACGAGGGGTGGAAGACATCGATCATTGGCGATGACATTGCCTGGCTTTGGCCGCACAAGGATGGGCGGTTGCATGCGATCAACCCGGAGACCGGGTATTTTGGTGTCGCTCCGGGGACGTCTTACGAGACCAACCCAATTGCGATGGAATCGATGAAGGAGAACTCCATCTTCACCAACGTGGGGCTTACCGATGACGGCGATGTGTGGTGGGAGGGGCTGACCAAAGAACCGCCGGCGCACTTGATCGACTGGAAGGGTGAGGACTGGGAGCCTGGCTGCGGCAGGTTGGCGGCGCATCCTAACGCGCGCTTTACCGCGCCTGCGAAGCAATGCCCAACGATTGATCCTGAATGGCAGAATCCGGAGGGAGTTCCGGTTAGTGCGTTTATTTTCGGTGGGCGGCGTCCGAGCACGATGCCTTTGGTTTACCAGGCGTTCAACTGGAGCCACGGCGTGTATGTCGGGGCGACCATGGGGTCGGAGGTGACGGCGGCTGCGGCTGGGCTCAAGGCGGGCGTGCGTCGCGATCCGATGGCGATGTTGCCATTCTGCGGCTATAACATGGGCGACTACCTGCACCATTGGTACGACATGCGGCGGCACCTGACCGAGTTTCCGCGCTTCTTCCATGTGAACTGGTTCCGCCGCGATGATGAGGGCAACTATCTGTGGCCTGGCTTCGGGCAGAATATGCGGGTGCTGGAATGGATCGTGAACCGTTGCCGCGGCAAGGTGGCTGGTCATGAGACGCCGATCGGGTGGCGCCCCAAGTACTCGGACTTCAACTTCGACGGGCTGGAGAACTTCAGCCACTACGACTTCGAGAAGGCGATGAACTTTTCCTACGATGAATGGAAGGAAGAGATCATCTCTCAAGGGGAGTTGTACATGAAGCTCTACGATCCGATGCCGAAAGAGATGATCTACCAGAAGGAGTTGCTGACCGGGCGGTTGTCCTAA
- the mazG gene encoding nucleoside triphosphate pyrophosphohydrolase, whose translation MSAPTPHPDYVSGDHKFADAQLLTDESGVSGIDRLRAIMHRLRAPGGCPWDAEQTHASLVSNLLEEAYEVVDTIQRDDIVHLREELGDLLLQVVFHSELAEEAGTFDFDQVAHEISDKLVRRHPHVFARAEANDSEAVLNQWDAIKREEKGHQKKPYLHGVGDGLPALMRAAKLQKKAAKVGFDWRDAAEVIDKIDEELDEVREHYGDDGSVADRAGLESEIGDLLFSVVNLARKEGLDPEVLMAAANEKFARRFDLMEGVLSEQEETLEEASLETMEAAWQFAKERA comes from the coding sequence ATGTCTGCTCCCACGCCTCATCCTGATTACGTTTCCGGCGATCACAAGTTTGCCGACGCCCAATTGCTGACCGACGAGTCCGGGGTGAGTGGGATTGATCGTTTGCGGGCGATCATGCACCGCCTGCGCGCACCGGGTGGCTGTCCGTGGGATGCCGAGCAGACGCATGCGTCGCTGGTGTCGAACCTACTCGAGGAAGCGTACGAGGTGGTGGACACCATTCAGCGGGACGATATTGTCCACTTGCGTGAGGAGTTGGGGGATTTGCTGTTGCAGGTGGTGTTTCATTCCGAGCTGGCGGAGGAGGCGGGGACGTTTGATTTCGACCAGGTGGCGCATGAAATTTCCGACAAGCTGGTGCGGCGCCATCCACATGTGTTCGCTCGGGCCGAGGCCAATGACAGCGAGGCCGTACTCAACCAGTGGGATGCGATCAAGCGTGAGGAAAAGGGGCACCAGAAGAAGCCGTATCTGCACGGAGTGGGCGATGGGTTGCCGGCTTTGATGCGAGCCGCAAAACTGCAGAAGAAAGCGGCCAAAGTTGGGTTTGATTGGCGCGATGCTGCCGAGGTGATCGACAAGATCGACGAGGAGCTCGATGAAGTGCGCGAGCATTACGGAGACGACGGATCTGTGGCAGATCGAGCCGGGCTCGAATCTGAGATCGGAGATTTGTTGTTTTCGGTGGTGAATCTGGCGCGCAAAGAGGGACTGGATCCGGAGGTGCTGATGGCGGCTGCGAATGAAAAGTTCGCACGCCGTTTCGATCTGATGGAAGGCGTTCTGAGCGAACAGGAAGAGACGCTTGAAGAAGCGTCGCTTGAGACGATGGAAGCGGCATGGCAGTTTGCGAAAGAGCGGGCGTGA